In Streptomyces camelliae, the sequence CCGCCGGGGAAGTGGTTGTAGAGCGTGCGCGTGGAGACGCCGGCCTCGGCGGCGAGCGCGTCGACCGAGGCGCGTGCGTAGCCCTCGCGGCCGAAGACCGTGCAGGCCGCGCCCGCGATGGCGATCTGCTTCTCCAGCTTGCGTGGTGAGACCTCGCGCTGTGCCCGTTCCATCCGGGACGCGTTCGTTTCGCTCACACCCGCCTCCTTGCCTCCCGTGGTGCCAGCCACTCTAGCTGAATTACAACGGGCGTTGTCATTTCTACAACGGCCGTTGTACCTTGCTGGGCAGAAGGCCGCGCCGAGCGGCCGGCCGCCAGGAGAATTGGGGGACACCTGTGTCTGTCACCAGCAACGAACACCACGACAAGCCGCTCCGCGTCGCCGTCGTCGTCGGCAGCGTCCGGGAGGGCCGGCAGGGCCGGGCCGTGGCGGACTGGTTCCTCGGGGCCGCCGCCGACGACCCCGGCCTCGACCTCGACGTCATCGACCTCGCCGAGGTGGACCTGCCGCTCGTACTGCCCGGCTGGGGCGGCGCGCCGGACCCCGAGACCGCCGCCGTGCTGGCGGGCGTCTCGCCGCGGCTCGCCGCCGCCGACGCGTTCGTCGTCGTCACGCCGGAGTACAACCACAGCTTCCCGGCGTCCCTGAAGAACTTCATCGACTGGCACCACGCCCAGTGGCAGGCCAAGCCGGTCGGCTTCGTGTCGTACGGCGGTCTCGGCGGCGGGCTGCGCGCGGTCGAGCAACTGCGGCTGGTCTTCGCCGAGTTGCACGCGACGACCGTGCGCGACTCGGTCAGCCTGCACGGGCCCTGGTCCGGCCTCGGCGCGGACGGCACCCCGCGCGACGCCGACGTCTGCACCGGCGCCGCCAAGGGCATGCTCGGCCAACTCGCCTGGTGGGGACGGGCGTTGCGGGCCGCCCGCGCCGAACGTCCGTACGCGGGCTGAGGGGGGCGGAGATGAGCGGCACCACCCGGGTCGCGGCACCGGCGGGCCTCGTACCACCGGGCCCGGCCACCGTGCTGCGGCGCACGCTCGCCGTGACCGTCATCGGCTCGATGATGGCCGTGCTCGACATGACGATCGTGAACGTCGCGATGCGCTCGCTGTCGGAGTCCTTCGGTGCCCCGCTGGAGACCATCCAGTGGACCGCCACCGCGTACACGCTCGCGCTCGCCGCCGTCATCCCGGTCGCCGCCTGGGCGATGGCCCGGATCGGCGCCCGGCGCACGTACATGACCGCGCTGGTCCTGTTCACGCTCGGCTCCCTGCTCGCCGCGTGCGCCTGGGACGCGGGCAGCCTCATCGCCTTCCGCGCGGTGCAGGGGCTGGGCGGCGGGCTGCTCCAGCCGGTCGGGATGACGATGGTGATGCGGGTCGCCGACCGGCGCCGGCTCGGCCGCGCGATGGCCGTGGGCGGGCTGCCCATCCTGGTCGGGCCGGTGGTCGGCCCGGTGCTGGGCGGCTGGCTGGTCGACGCCGCGTCCTGGCACTGGATCTTCCTGGTGAACCTGCCGGTGGGCCTGCTCGCCCTGGCACTCGCGGTACGACTGCTGCCGCGCGACACACCGGACGCGGGGACGCGCGCCGCCGCCCGCCTGGACGTCCCCGGCCTGCTGATGCTCTCGCCGGGCCTCGCCCTGCTCCTCTACGGCCTCGCGCGCGGCGGCGAACGCGGCGACTTCACCGCCCCCGGCGCCCTGCTGCCCACCCTCGCGGGAGCCGCCCTGACGGCCGCCTTCGTCCGCCGGGCGCTGACCGTGCGCGAACCGCTGCTGGACCTACGGCTCCTGCGCGACCGTACCTTCGCCGCGGGCGTCACCACCCTCGCCCTGTTCACCTGCGGTTACTTCGGCTCGATGCTGCTCGGCCCGCTGTACTGGCAGCAGCAGCGGGGGCTGAGCGCGACGGCCGCCGGGCTGCTGGGCGCTCCGACGGGACTCGTCGTCGGTACGGCGATGCAGTTCGCGGCGCGCCGGGTCGACCAGGTGTCCCCGCGCCGGCTGATCCCGGCCGGTGTCGCGCTGGCCGCCCTCGGGATGGCGCTGCTGGCCTGGCAGGCGGGCGTGCCCGGGGTGGCGGCCTGGCGGTTCGTCGCCTCGGCCATGGTGATGGGCGCCGGTGTCGGCACGGTGCTGATGCCGACGATGACGACCGCGACCCGGGAGCTGCCCGTGGACCGGATGCCGGCGGCGAGCACCGCGCTCAGCATCAACTCCCAGCTGGCGGCGTCGGTGGGCACGGCGGTGCTCTCGGTGGTCCTGGGCGCGGCGGGCCAGGACCCGGCGGGCTTCCGCGTCACCTACGCGGTGGCCGCGGCCCTGCTGTCCCTGTCGCTCCTCCCGGCCCTGCGCCTTCCGGGCCGTCGCCGGCCGTGACGTCAGCCCGCGTTGCGCTCCACGAGGTCCGTCAGCTCCGCCAGCGGCAGCGTGTGCTGGGTCTGGAGGACCTTCGCGCGCAGGTAGCGGACGTTGTGGGCCGTGGTGAAGACGCCGGTCGGCACCCGGTCCCGGACGGCGAGGCCCAGGGTGCGCAACTGCTCGGCCTTGTCGGGGTTGTTGGACAGCAGGTCCAGCTCCCCGATGCCGAGGGCGGCGAGCATCTGCGCGGCGGCGGTGTAGTCGCGGGCGTCCTCCGGCAGGCCGAGCGCGGCGTTCGCCTCGTAGGTGTCGAGGCCCTGGTCCTGCAGCGCGTACGCGTCGAGCTTGTTGTAGAGGCCGATGCCGCGGCCCTCCTGGCGGAGGTAGAGCAGCACCCCGCCGTGCTCGGCGATGCGCTCGACGGCCTCGCGCAGCTGCGGGCCGCAGTCGCAGCGGGCCGAGCCGAAGACGTCACCGGTGAGGCACTCGGAGTGCAGCCGTACCAGCGGGACGGAGCCCGGGGCCGGATCGCCGAGGACTACGGCGACGTGTTCCTGGCCGTCGGCCAGGCCGTGAAAGGTGACGAGTTCGGTGTCGACGCTGTAGCCGTCGTGGAAGCGCAGCGGTACCCGGACACGGGAGCGCGGCGTGGCGGCGGGGGTGTCGGACATGCGGGTCCCTCCGGGGCGGGCTGGTGCTTCAGTTTTGAAGCAGTGAGACGAGGAGACCCTACCCCTGCTTAAAAGTTAAAGCAATTGGTTTCCGTGGGATCCGGCTCAGGGTGCGGGCGGCCGGGACGACGAGCACGACGACCGGCGCCGCCACGGCACATCCCCCGCCCCGGACCCGGCCTCGGGGTTCTCGTCCTGCAGCCCCCGCGCGACCCCGGTGAAGATCTCCTCCAGCTGCCCCACCTGCTCGGGCGTGAGCCGGTCGAAGAGGATGCCGCGCACGGTCTCCACATGCCCGGGCGCCGCCTGCTCCAGCACCGCCATCCCCTCGTCCGTCAGCACGGCGATGCTGCTGCGCTTGTCCCAGCGGCAGTCCTCCCGCCGCACCAGCCCGTCCCGCTCAAGGCGGGTCACCGCATAGGTGAGCCGACTGCGCGTGATCTTCAGCGACTCGGCGAGATCGGTCATGCGCAGCCGCCGCTCCGGCGCCTCGGAGAGATTGGCCAGCACGGAGTAGAACAGGTGGGGCATGCCGGCCTCGTGCTGGAGCTGCCGGTCGATCGCGTCCTCCAGGAGGTGGGTCGCGGCGATGTAGGCGCGCCAGGCGCGCTGCTCCTCGGGGCTGAGCCAGCGGGTCGTCATGCAGCCAGTGTAGGTTTGTTTCAAACTTGAACCAAGAGGCCCAGTTCACAGGGAGACCCGCCGATGTCGTACCCGTATGTACTGCTGTCCGCCGCCGTCTCCCTCGACGGCTACCTGGACGACACCGGCCCCGAGCGCCTGCTGCTGTCCAGCCCGGCCGACTTCGACCGGGTCGACGCCGTGCGGGCCGCGTCCGACGCCATCCTCGTCGGCGCCGGCACGATCCGCGCCGACAACCCGCGGCTGCTGGTCAACTCCGCCGAGCGCCGGGCGGCCCGCGTCGCGGCGGGCAGGCCGGAGTATCCGCTGAAGGTGACGGTCACCGCCTCCGGCGACCTCGACCCGGCCGCGCAGTTCTGGCACACCGGCGGCGAGAAGATCGTCTATACGACCGACTCGGGCGCCGAGCGCGCCGCCCGCCTCCTCGGCGACACCGCCGAGGTCGTCCCGCTCGGCCCCGGCCTCGACTGGCGGGCCCTGCTGGAGCACCTGCGCGTGGTGCGCGGAGTGCGGCGCCTGATGGTCGAGGGCGGCGGCACCGTCCACACCCAGCTGCTCCAGCAGGGCCTCGCCGACGAACTCCAGCTGGTCCTCGCGCCCCTCCTCGTCGGCGACCCGGCGGCGCCGAGGCTGTTCGGCCCCGGGGCCTACCAGGCCGGCCGCCTGCGCCTGGTCGAGACCCGCCGTATCGAGGACGTCGTCCTCATGCGCTACGAGCCCACCGCCCCCGGCACCGGCCCCGTCCCCTCCGCCGCCGACCGCCACTGGCTGCGCACCGCCTGCGAACTCGCCGCCCTGTGCCCGCCCTCCGAGACGGCGTTCAGCGTCGGCGCGGTGGTGGTCGCGGCCGACGGCACGGAGCTGGCGCGCGGCCACTCGCGCGAGGGCGACGACCCCGTGGTCCACGCGGAGGAGGCCGCGCTGGCCAAGATCGCCCCGGCCGACCCCCGGCTGGCCGGCGCCACGGTGTACAGCAGCCTGGAGCCCTGTGCCCGGCGCGCGTCCCGGCCCGCGCCGTGCGCCGAGCTGATCCTGCGGGCGGGGGTGCGGCGGGTGGTGACGGCCTGGCGTGAGCCGGACACTTTCGTGGAAGCCGCGGACGGGAGCGGGGTGCTGGTGACGGCGGGCGCCGAAGTGGTCGTACTGCCGGAGTACGAGGAGCAGGCGAAGGCGCCGAACCGGCACTTGGCCGGATAACACTCAGGGCCCGGAATCCACTGGATTCCGGGCCCTGAGCCTTCAGTAGCGGGGACAGGATTTGAACCTGCGACCTCTGGGTTATGAGCCCAGCGAGCTACCGAGCTGCTCCACCCCGCGTCGTTGTGACTCCAGAGTACCCCATGTGCAGGACTGTTCGCACACCGGTTGATCGCGGAGGCGTCGCGCGGTGTCATCCGCTCGGGTCAGCCGAGGTCGCCCGGACGGCCCGGGGCGGCCAGTCTGGACCGTACGTCGGACACGTGGGAGACGAGCGGTGGGCCCTGGAGAGGTGGAGGAGGAGCGGACGTATGCCTGGGCGGGGGGACGGCTGCCCGGTGACCCCGTGCCCGACCCGGGCCTCGGCGACGAGACCGCGCCGCCGCGCCCGCGCCGCCTCACCCCCCGCTCACTGGCCCGCGCCCTGCCCGCGCTGCTGATCGCCGGCGGGGTGCTGTACGGCCTGCTCACCCCGAGGGAGTTCACCGCCGTACCGTTCTTCACGGCCGCCCCGCTGATCGCCGCGCCCCTGTCCTCGCTGCGCACCACCGTGCTGACCGGTGCCGCGGCCGTCGTCGCGATGTACGCGGTGCGCTCCCGGGGCGGCGAGCACTCGGCCGCGGGTGTCGTCACGGACGTCGTCACCGTGGCCTCGGTCGCTCTGCTGGCCGTCGCCATCAACCGGGTCGTCCGGCTCGGTGACCGGCGGCTCGCCTCCGCCCGGGAGATCGCCGAGGCCGCCCAGCGGGCCGTACTGCCGGAGCCCGCCGCGCGGATCGGCGGCTTCGAGATCGCCGCCTGCTACGAGGCGGCCCGGCAGGACGCGTTCATCGGCGGCGACCTGTACGCGGTGCAGGACAGCCCGTACGGCGTCCGGCTGATCGTCGGGGACGTGCGCGGCAAGGGCATGGGTGCGGTCGCCGCCGTCGCCGTGGTGATCGGCGCGTTCCGGGAGGCCGCCGAGCGGGAGGACACGCTGGAGGCGGTGGCGCAGCGGTTGGAGCGGGCGCTGGCCCGCGAGGGCACCCGGCGCGAGGCCGTCGACGCCTTCGAGGGCTTCACCACCGCCGTCCTCGCCGAACTCCCGCACGGCGACGGGCTGGTACGGGTCCTCAGCCGCGGCCATCCGCCCCCGCTGCTGCTGTACGCCGACGGCACCCTGCGCACCCTGGCCGCCCCCGAGCCCGCGCTGCCGCTCGGCATGGGCGACCTCGGAATATGGCCCGACGAGGTCATGGAGGAGCGCTTCCCGGACGGGGCGACCCTGCTGCTGTACACCGACGGGCTGTCCGAGGCCCGGGACGCCCTCGGCCGGTTCTACGACCCCGAACGGCGGCTCGCCGGGCGGGCCTATCCCGGTCCCGCGGCGCTGCTCGGGACGCTCGCCGACGAGGTGCGCCGGCACTCCGGCGGGATGACGGACGACATGGCGCTGCTTGCCGTACGGCATCCCGGGCTCTCACCCACGGTGACCGGACGACCGCCGTCCGCATAACATCTGAGACACCATCAAAAACGCCGAGACTCCTGAATGGCGGTCAACTCGCCCGGTTTGCCGTGGAATCACGGGGTAAGTCCGGTCCGGAAAGCGTTAATGATCAAGTCGAACGGCTTGGAAAGTGACTCGCAGGTCTATTAACGTTCGATAACGCAGCGCGGTCGTCCCAGCCGCCACAAGAGGCGGCTCCGTGCGCACGCGCCGAATCCCGCAAGGGAGCCGGGGAACCACCACCCTGGGGTGAATCACGCGTACACCGGTCGGTATACGCGCGTAGGAGACCTTCCCGCTCCGAACCCGTCAGCTAACCCGGTAGGCGACGGAAGGAAAGGAGTACGCCCGCGTGGCGTCCAACCGGCCTGCCCCCGAAGCCCCGTTCATACCGGCGTCCGACGAGTCCGAGAGCTTCGGCTACGGCTCCTACCGCGCCGACGAGGGCCCCTGGGAGGAGTGGAACCCCACCGAGGACTCCGTCGACCGGGTCCGGGGCCGGCACCGCGTCGCCAAGCAGCGCGGCGGCTTCGCCCGCAGCTCCACCGTCCTCGGCGTCGGCGTCATGGCCGCGGTCGGCGCGGGCGGCATGGCCAGCGCCCACACCGGCAAGTCCCCGGTCTCCATCTCCCTGCCCGACTCCGTCACCCACCTCTTCGAGGGCGGCGGCTCCTCCTCGGCGCCGAAGGCCACCGGCACCGGGCTCTCGGGCGTCGGCGTGAGCGCCGACAGCACCAAGAGCGGCGGCGCCGGCGAGGCCCTGCGCAACCGCATCATGGCCCAGGCCGAGCAGCAGCAGAGCAAGGCCGACAGCAAGGCCACCGCCGCCGCGCTCGCCGCCACCGAGAAGCAGACCGCCGACGCGGCCGCCAAGGCGGAGAAGGACGCTGCCGCCCAGGCCGCCGCCGCCAAGGACAAGGCGGTGGCCGACGCGAAGCAGGTGGCCGAGGCCGCGCGGCTGGCCGAGCTGGCCAAGCAGTACACGCTGCCCGTCGTGTCGTACACGATCACCGGCACCTTCGGTCAGCCCGGCGCGATGTGGTCCTCCGGCTACCACACCGGCCTCGACTTCGCCGCCCCCACCGGCACCCTGATCAAGGCCGTCCACGGCGGCACGATCACCGAGGCCGGCTGGGCCGGCGCCTACGGCTACCGCACCATCCTGACCCTGGACGACGGCACCGAGCTGTGGTTCTGCCACCAGTCCTCGATCAACGTCTCGGTCGGCCAGAAGGTCTCCACCGGCGACGTCATCGGCCGGGTCGGCGCCACCGGCAACGTCACCGGCCCGCACCTGCACCTGGAGGTCCACCCGAACGGCCAGGCCACCGCCATCGACCCGGCGCCGTGGCTGCGCGACAAGGGCCTCAACCCCTGAACCGGACCATGGCATTCGTGTGAACTCGGCGCCGGCGGTGGAATGCGATCATCCTCCGCCGGTGTTGATGCAGAGCATGACTTCCTTGCGCACACTCGGTTCCTCCGACCTCCAGGTCTTCCCCCTCTCCCTGGGCGGGAACGTCTTCGGCTGGACCGCCGACGAGGAGACCTCCTTCGCCGTCCTCGACGCCTACGCGGCGGCGGGCGGCAACTTCATCGACACCGCCGACTCCTACTCCGCCTGGGTCGAGGGCAACCAGGGCGGCGAGTCCGAGACGATCATCGGCAAGTGGGTCAAGGCCCGCGGCAACCGCTCCGACGTCGTCATCGCCACCAAGGTCAGCCAGCACCCGCAGTTCCAGGGCCTGTCCGCCGCCAACATCAAGGCCGCCGCCGACGCCTCCCTGAGCCGCCTGGGCACCGACTACATCGACCTCTACTACACCCACTTCGACAAGCCCGAGGTCCCGGTCGAGGAGATCATCGGCGCCCTCGACGAGCTCGTGAAGGCGGGCAAGGTCCGGCACATCGCCGCCTCCAACATCAGCGCCGAGCGCCTTCAGGCCTCCCTCGACTTCTCCGACCGCGAGGGCCTGGCCCGCTACGTCGCCCTCCAGCCGCACTACAACCTCGTCTCCCGCGACACCTACGAGGGCGAGCTGCAGGACCTGGCCGCCAAGGAGAACCTCTCCGCGGTGCCGTACTTCTCCCTCGCCTCGGGCTTCCTGACCGGCAAGTACCGCCCCGGTACCAAGGTCGACAGCGCCCGCGCCGAAGGGGCCCAGAAGCACGCCGAGTCCGAGCGCGGCCAGAAGGTCCTCGCCGCCCTGGACGAGATCGCCGCCGCCCACGAGGCCCCCGTCGCCACGGTCGCCCTGGCCTGGCTCGCGGCCCAGCCGACGGTCACGGCCCCGATCGCCTCGGCCCGCACGGTCGACCAGCTCCCCGCGCTGCTGGGCGTGGCGGACCTGAGGCTGACGGAGGAGGAGGTCGCGCAGCTGACCGCGGCGTCGGCCTGATGCCCGTCCGGCGGTGCCGGACCCACCGCGGCCCGAAGGTCTACGACCGGTACGGGTTGTACGCGTCGTGCGCGCTGGGCGTGTTCTGCGCGTTGCGCGTGGGGAAGGGCACCGCCGGATACCCGTACCCGTATCCGTATCCGTACTGCGGCTGAGCCCAGTACACCGGAGCCGGAGCAGCCGCACGCGCCGCGTACT encodes:
- a CDS encoding NADPH-dependent FMN reductase — translated: MSVTSNEHHDKPLRVAVVVGSVREGRQGRAVADWFLGAAADDPGLDLDVIDLAEVDLPLVLPGWGGAPDPETAAVLAGVSPRLAAADAFVVVTPEYNHSFPASLKNFIDWHHAQWQAKPVGFVSYGGLGGGLRAVEQLRLVFAELHATTVRDSVSLHGPWSGLGADGTPRDADVCTGAAKGMLGQLAWWGRALRAARAERPYAG
- a CDS encoding DHA2 family efflux MFS transporter permease subunit encodes the protein MSGTTRVAAPAGLVPPGPATVLRRTLAVTVIGSMMAVLDMTIVNVAMRSLSESFGAPLETIQWTATAYTLALAAVIPVAAWAMARIGARRTYMTALVLFTLGSLLAACAWDAGSLIAFRAVQGLGGGLLQPVGMTMVMRVADRRRLGRAMAVGGLPILVGPVVGPVLGGWLVDAASWHWIFLVNLPVGLLALALAVRLLPRDTPDAGTRAAARLDVPGLLMLSPGLALLLYGLARGGERGDFTAPGALLPTLAGAALTAAFVRRALTVREPLLDLRLLRDRTFAAGVTTLALFTCGYFGSMLLGPLYWQQQRGLSATAAGLLGAPTGLVVGTAMQFAARRVDQVSPRRLIPAGVALAALGMALLAWQAGVPGVAAWRFVASAMVMGAGVGTVLMPTMTTATRELPVDRMPAASTALSINSQLAASVGTAVLSVVLGAAGQDPAGFRVTYAVAAALLSLSLLPALRLPGRRRP
- a CDS encoding GTP cyclohydrolase II codes for the protein MSDTPAATPRSRVRVPLRFHDGYSVDTELVTFHGLADGQEHVAVVLGDPAPGSVPLVRLHSECLTGDVFGSARCDCGPQLREAVERIAEHGGVLLYLRQEGRGIGLYNKLDAYALQDQGLDTYEANAALGLPEDARDYTAAAQMLAALGIGELDLLSNNPDKAEQLRTLGLAVRDRVPTGVFTTAHNVRYLRAKVLQTQHTLPLAELTDLVERNAG
- a CDS encoding MarR family winged helix-turn-helix transcriptional regulator; amino-acid sequence: MTTRWLSPEEQRAWRAYIAATHLLEDAIDRQLQHEAGMPHLFYSVLANLSEAPERRLRMTDLAESLKITRSRLTYAVTRLERDGLVRREDCRWDKRSSIAVLTDEGMAVLEQAAPGHVETVRGILFDRLTPEQVGQLEEIFTGVARGLQDENPEAGSGAGDVPWRRRSSCSSSRPPAP
- a CDS encoding dihydrofolate reductase family protein; this encodes MSYPYVLLSAAVSLDGYLDDTGPERLLLSSPADFDRVDAVRAASDAILVGAGTIRADNPRLLVNSAERRAARVAAGRPEYPLKVTVTASGDLDPAAQFWHTGGEKIVYTTDSGAERAARLLGDTAEVVPLGPGLDWRALLEHLRVVRGVRRLMVEGGGTVHTQLLQQGLADELQLVLAPLLVGDPAAPRLFGPGAYQAGRLRLVETRRIEDVVLMRYEPTAPGTGPVPSAADRHWLRTACELAALCPPSETAFSVGAVVVAADGTELARGHSREGDDPVVHAEEAALAKIAPADPRLAGATVYSSLEPCARRASRPAPCAELILRAGVRRVVTAWREPDTFVEAADGSGVLVTAGAEVVVLPEYEEQAKAPNRHLAG
- a CDS encoding PP2C family protein-serine/threonine phosphatase translates to MGPGEVEEERTYAWAGGRLPGDPVPDPGLGDETAPPRPRRLTPRSLARALPALLIAGGVLYGLLTPREFTAVPFFTAAPLIAAPLSSLRTTVLTGAAAVVAMYAVRSRGGEHSAAGVVTDVVTVASVALLAVAINRVVRLGDRRLASAREIAEAAQRAVLPEPAARIGGFEIAACYEAARQDAFIGGDLYAVQDSPYGVRLIVGDVRGKGMGAVAAVAVVIGAFREAAEREDTLEAVAQRLERALAREGTRREAVDAFEGFTTAVLAELPHGDGLVRVLSRGHPPPLLLYADGTLRTLAAPEPALPLGMGDLGIWPDEVMEERFPDGATLLLYTDGLSEARDALGRFYDPERRLAGRAYPGPAALLGTLADEVRRHSGGMTDDMALLAVRHPGLSPTVTGRPPSA
- a CDS encoding M23 family metallopeptidase — protein: MASNRPAPEAPFIPASDESESFGYGSYRADEGPWEEWNPTEDSVDRVRGRHRVAKQRGGFARSSTVLGVGVMAAVGAGGMASAHTGKSPVSISLPDSVTHLFEGGGSSSAPKATGTGLSGVGVSADSTKSGGAGEALRNRIMAQAEQQQSKADSKATAAALAATEKQTADAAAKAEKDAAAQAAAAKDKAVADAKQVAEAARLAELAKQYTLPVVSYTITGTFGQPGAMWSSGYHTGLDFAAPTGTLIKAVHGGTITEAGWAGAYGYRTILTLDDGTELWFCHQSSINVSVGQKVSTGDVIGRVGATGNVTGPHLHLEVHPNGQATAIDPAPWLRDKGLNP
- a CDS encoding aldo/keto reductase, which gives rise to MTSLRTLGSSDLQVFPLSLGGNVFGWTADEETSFAVLDAYAAAGGNFIDTADSYSAWVEGNQGGESETIIGKWVKARGNRSDVVIATKVSQHPQFQGLSAANIKAAADASLSRLGTDYIDLYYTHFDKPEVPVEEIIGALDELVKAGKVRHIAASNISAERLQASLDFSDREGLARYVALQPHYNLVSRDTYEGELQDLAAKENLSAVPYFSLASGFLTGKYRPGTKVDSARAEGAQKHAESERGQKVLAALDEIAAAHEAPVATVALAWLAAQPTVTAPIASARTVDQLPALLGVADLRLTEEEVAQLTAASA